In Gemmata obscuriglobus, a single genomic region encodes these proteins:
- a CDS encoding PPC domain-containing protein, with product MRFFRSTSTCAALLLAAAGAAADTPKLARLSPPGGPRGTTVEVEFTGRALGQTREVLFYEPGITVEGIEPVESTTGPTRKAVPVDPGTRIRVKLKLAADCPLGPHGLRLRTATGLTEYQRFFVGPFPTVEENEVIGKTRNDKPETATPVPANVTVLGKLNDPTDVDLYRVEVKRGQRVSAEVEAARLGVERGIPDLHLAIYAPDGAKLAAADDSALFVQDPVLSVIAPRDGAYLVEVRHSMYNAANDVYRLHVGTFARPTGVYPAGGPAGEELKVRVLGDPKGAWDQTARLPKAPGDVPFVAVSDGVSAPSPNRLRASPFPNVLEVEPNDTPATAPTTAAPLPVAFNGIIEKPGDVDCFRFKAKKGEQFRFHALAQALGSPLDPVIWIKPVGAKPGAAGQRAADSRPNQLGFAPAGGLIRETHDPVLEFTVPADGEYVLGVEDERGEGGADYVYRVEVQPETSAVHTYIAPEPENQFAPQLRQAVAVPAGNRTTVQVGVFATGRPVAGELELVGVNLPKGVTLHAPRLTPGMTKVPVVFEAAADAKPEALLVDLIARPVGGASPLASGYRQTVPMNAYGNNDYYLHVPIDRLALAVTEPAPFTVKVEEPKSALVQNGEVSLKFRVERAKGFDGPVTVQLEWKPLGINTATPVTVPAGKTEGVYLLGAARNAAAGTHQLTLTAMSGSGRRGYNDGEGRTYVASQPFKLPVAEPHVEARFPRTSIERGKTAALVVKLNHLQPFEGKAAVTLGRLPRGIELADGPREITSADKEVKFTLRATPEALVGNYQGVVLDVTVTDKGQSVRQLSGGGVLRVDAERGAAAKDK from the coding sequence ATGCGATTCTTCCGTTCCACCAGCACGTGCGCCGCGCTCCTGTTGGCCGCGGCGGGCGCCGCCGCCGACACGCCGAAGCTCGCGCGGCTGTCGCCGCCCGGCGGGCCGCGCGGCACGACCGTCGAGGTCGAGTTCACCGGCCGCGCGCTCGGCCAGACCCGCGAGGTGCTCTTCTACGAACCCGGCATCACCGTCGAGGGGATCGAGCCGGTCGAAAGCACGACCGGGCCGACCAGGAAGGCCGTTCCCGTTGACCCCGGGACGCGAATCCGCGTGAAGCTGAAGCTCGCCGCCGACTGCCCGCTCGGGCCGCACGGGCTCCGGCTCCGCACCGCCACCGGGCTGACCGAGTACCAGCGGTTCTTCGTCGGGCCGTTCCCCACGGTCGAAGAGAACGAGGTCATCGGCAAGACGCGCAACGACAAGCCCGAGACCGCGACGCCGGTGCCCGCGAACGTGACCGTTCTCGGCAAGCTCAACGACCCGACCGACGTGGACCTGTACCGCGTCGAGGTGAAGCGCGGCCAGCGCGTCTCGGCCGAGGTGGAGGCGGCCCGGCTCGGCGTCGAGCGGGGCATCCCGGACCTGCACCTCGCGATCTACGCGCCCGACGGGGCCAAGCTCGCGGCGGCCGACGACTCGGCGCTGTTCGTTCAAGACCCGGTCCTGTCGGTAATCGCGCCGCGGGACGGGGCGTACCTCGTGGAGGTGCGCCACAGCATGTACAACGCGGCCAACGACGTGTACCGGCTGCACGTCGGCACGTTCGCCCGCCCGACCGGCGTGTACCCCGCGGGCGGCCCGGCGGGCGAAGAACTCAAGGTGCGCGTGCTCGGCGACCCGAAGGGCGCGTGGGACCAGACGGCCCGGCTGCCGAAGGCGCCGGGCGACGTGCCGTTCGTCGCGGTGAGCGACGGCGTTTCGGCCCCCTCGCCGAACCGGTTACGGGCGTCGCCGTTCCCGAACGTGCTGGAAGTCGAACCGAACGACACGCCCGCGACTGCGCCCACGACTGCAGCGCCGCTCCCGGTGGCGTTCAACGGCATCATCGAGAAGCCCGGCGACGTGGACTGCTTCCGGTTCAAGGCCAAAAAGGGCGAACAGTTCCGGTTCCACGCCCTGGCCCAGGCGCTCGGCTCGCCGCTCGATCCGGTGATCTGGATCAAGCCGGTCGGCGCGAAGCCGGGCGCGGCGGGTCAGCGGGCCGCGGACTCGCGCCCGAACCAGCTCGGGTTCGCCCCCGCCGGCGGGCTCATCCGCGAGACCCACGACCCGGTGCTGGAGTTCACCGTACCGGCCGACGGCGAGTACGTGCTGGGCGTCGAGGACGAGCGCGGCGAGGGCGGCGCGGACTACGTGTACCGCGTCGAGGTGCAGCCGGAGACGAGCGCGGTTCACACCTACATCGCGCCGGAGCCGGAGAACCAGTTCGCGCCCCAACTGCGTCAGGCGGTCGCGGTCCCGGCCGGGAACCGCACCACCGTGCAGGTGGGCGTGTTCGCGACCGGCCGGCCGGTCGCGGGCGAACTGGAACTGGTCGGCGTGAACCTGCCGAAGGGCGTCACGCTGCACGCCCCCAGGCTCACGCCGGGGATGACGAAGGTGCCGGTGGTGTTCGAGGCCGCCGCTGACGCGAAGCCCGAAGCGCTCCTGGTGGACCTGATCGCGCGCCCGGTCGGCGGTGCGTCGCCCCTCGCGAGCGGCTACCGGCAGACGGTCCCGATGAACGCATACGGCAACAACGATTATTACCTGCACGTGCCGATCGACCGGCTCGCGCTGGCGGTCACCGAGCCGGCGCCGTTCACGGTGAAGGTGGAGGAGCCGAAGTCGGCCCTCGTGCAGAACGGCGAGGTGTCGCTCAAGTTCCGCGTGGAGCGGGCGAAGGGGTTCGACGGCCCCGTCACGGTGCAACTGGAGTGGAAGCCGCTCGGGATCAACACGGCCACCCCGGTCACGGTGCCCGCGGGCAAGACGGAAGGCGTGTACCTGCTCGGGGCCGCCCGCAACGCCGCCGCCGGGACGCACCAGCTCACACTCACCGCGATGTCGGGCAGCGGCCGGCGCGGGTACAACGACGGCGAGGGCCGCACCTACGTGGCGTCGCAGCCGTTCAAGCTGCCGGTGGCCGAGCCGCACGTCGAGGCGCGGTTCCCGCGCACGTCGATCGAGCGCGGCAAGACCGCGGCGCTGGTGGTCAAGCTGAACCACCTCCAGCCGTTCGAGGGCAAGGCGGCGGTCACGCTCGGCCGGCTCCCGCGCGGCATCGAACTGGCCGACGGCCCGCGCGAGATCACCTCCGCCGACAAGGAGGTCAAGTTCACGCTGCGGGCCACGCCGGAAGCGCTGGTCGGCAACTACCAGGGCGTCGTGCTCGACGTGACCGTCACCGACAAGGGCCAGTCGGTGCGGCAACTGAGCGGCGGCGGCGTCCTGCGGGTCGACGCCGAGCGCGGCGCCGCGGCGAAGGACAAGTGA
- a CDS encoding DUF1501 domain-containing protein, whose protein sequence is MSTNLTAAPTRAPGRREFLRVGVVGSLGLTLGDFFALKARADQKNYASKEGAAKSVIQIVLPGGMAHQESWDPKPDAPLEYRGPFNVAKTKLPGVVLSENFRSVAQVADKMTIVRSIAGKEADHGRASYTMFTGYRKSPALEHPAMGAVVSHEFGPRRDLPPYVAVPSASEYGGTGYLGSQFGPFGIGSDPARSGYKVRDLTLPPGVDDRRFGTRQQIRGVVDDHFRAQAKSAEALGAMDEFYARAYALISSSAAREAFDIEKESAATRAKYGTSDAGPRFLLARRLVEAGVRFVTVSYGGWDMHAGIESAMKRQAPGLDAALAGLIRDLDDRGLLASTVVLVTSEFGRTPKINASAGRDHFPRVFSLAVAGGGFKKGLVYGSSNSTASEPEEDPVRVEDVLTTVYHQLGINADKELMAPGARPIEIIDDGNVVKDLIG, encoded by the coding sequence ATGTCGACGAATCTCACCGCCGCACCGACCCGGGCGCCGGGCCGCCGCGAGTTCCTCCGCGTCGGCGTGGTCGGCTCGCTGGGGCTCACGCTCGGCGACTTCTTCGCCCTGAAGGCCCGCGCCGATCAAAAGAACTACGCCAGCAAGGAGGGCGCGGCCAAGAGCGTCATCCAGATCGTGCTGCCGGGCGGCATGGCCCACCAGGAGAGCTGGGACCCGAAGCCGGACGCGCCGCTGGAGTACCGCGGGCCGTTCAACGTCGCCAAGACGAAGCTCCCGGGCGTGGTGCTGAGCGAGAACTTCCGCTCGGTCGCGCAGGTGGCGGACAAGATGACGATCGTCCGCTCCATCGCCGGCAAGGAGGCGGACCACGGCCGCGCCTCGTACACGATGTTCACCGGCTACCGCAAGAGCCCGGCGCTCGAGCACCCGGCGATGGGCGCGGTGGTGTCGCACGAGTTCGGGCCGCGCCGGGACCTGCCGCCCTACGTCGCGGTGCCGTCCGCGTCGGAGTACGGGGGCACCGGCTACCTGGGCTCGCAGTTCGGGCCGTTCGGCATCGGCAGCGACCCGGCCCGCAGCGGGTACAAGGTGCGCGACCTGACGCTGCCCCCGGGCGTGGACGACCGCCGGTTCGGCACCCGCCAGCAGATCCGCGGCGTGGTGGACGACCACTTCCGCGCTCAGGCCAAGAGCGCCGAAGCGCTCGGCGCGATGGACGAGTTCTACGCCCGCGCGTACGCCCTCATCAGCTCCTCGGCGGCGCGCGAGGCGTTCGACATCGAGAAGGAGTCCGCCGCCACCCGCGCGAAGTACGGCACCTCGGACGCCGGCCCGCGGTTCCTGCTGGCCCGGCGCCTCGTGGAGGCGGGCGTGCGGTTCGTGACGGTGAGCTACGGCGGCTGGGACATGCACGCCGGCATCGAGAGCGCGATGAAGCGCCAGGCGCCGGGCCTCGACGCCGCCCTCGCCGGCCTGATCCGCGACCTGGACGACCGCGGGCTCTTGGCCTCGACCGTCGTGCTGGTGACCAGCGAGTTCGGGCGCACCCCGAAGATCAACGCGTCGGCCGGCCGCGACCACTTCCCGCGGGTGTTCTCGCTGGCGGTCGCGGGCGGCGGGTTCAAGAAGGGGCTGGTCTACGGCTCGTCCAACTCCACCGCCAGCGAGCCCGAAGAGGACCCGGTCCGCGTCGAGGACGTGTTGACCACCGTGTACCACCAGCTCGGCATCAACGCCGACAAGGAGCTGATGGCCCCCGGCGCCCGCCCCATCGAGATCATCGACGACGGTAACGTGGTGAAGGACCTGATCGGCTAG
- a CDS encoding DUF1501 domain-containing protein, with translation MSTHFRPSRRQVLRDTALGFGSLALADLLHAADAGGAPKPHFEPKAKRVIFLFMKGGPSHLDTFEPKPLLDRDDGKPYPGPRPRVVFAKTGNLLKSPWKFKRYGQCGSPVSDLFPHVAGCVDDICFVHSLHGTNPAHGGAALKLHTGSDNFVRPSMGAWIAYGLGTANANLPAFVTVCPTLAHGGVNNWGSAFLPASCQGVPLGNAGTPFEKAKVKYIENPALTRDAQRTQLDLLADLNREHLAQAGPDGALEGRLESFELAFRMQRAMPEAEDTSKETDKTRALYGLDDPVTAPFGRQCLLARRLAERGVRFVQVTHSDDKVQWDQHGNLRRDHAKNAREVDKPIAGLLKDLKARGLLKDTLVLWGGEFGRTPTVEGGGNDGRDHNPEGFTVWMAGGGVKPGFRYGATDDYGWHAAENKVHVHDLHATVLALLGLDHERLTYRHAGRDFRLTDVHGTVVKDLFA, from the coding sequence ATGAGCACTCATTTCCGGCCCTCGCGGCGCCAGGTTCTGCGCGACACGGCGCTCGGGTTCGGCTCGCTCGCGCTGGCGGACCTGCTGCACGCGGCCGACGCCGGGGGCGCGCCGAAGCCGCACTTCGAGCCGAAGGCGAAGCGGGTCATCTTCCTGTTCATGAAGGGCGGGCCGTCGCACCTCGACACGTTCGAGCCCAAGCCGCTGCTCGACCGCGACGACGGCAAGCCGTACCCGGGGCCGCGGCCCCGGGTGGTGTTCGCCAAGACCGGGAACCTGCTCAAGTCGCCGTGGAAGTTCAAGCGGTACGGCCAGTGCGGCAGCCCGGTGAGCGACCTGTTCCCGCACGTCGCGGGGTGCGTGGACGACATCTGCTTCGTCCACTCGCTGCACGGCACCAACCCGGCGCACGGCGGCGCGGCGCTGAAGCTGCACACCGGCAGCGACAACTTCGTGCGGCCCAGCATGGGCGCGTGGATCGCATACGGGCTGGGCACCGCGAACGCGAACCTGCCGGCGTTCGTCACCGTGTGCCCGACGCTCGCGCACGGCGGGGTGAACAACTGGGGCTCGGCGTTCCTGCCGGCGTCGTGCCAGGGCGTGCCGCTGGGCAACGCCGGCACGCCGTTCGAGAAGGCGAAGGTGAAGTACATCGAGAACCCCGCACTCACGCGCGACGCGCAGCGGACGCAGCTCGACCTGCTCGCGGACCTGAACCGCGAGCACCTGGCCCAGGCCGGTCCGGACGGCGCGCTGGAAGGGCGGCTGGAGTCGTTCGAGCTGGCCTTCCGGATGCAGCGCGCGATGCCCGAGGCCGAAGACACCTCGAAAGAGACCGACAAGACGCGGGCGCTGTACGGTCTGGACGACCCGGTCACCGCGCCGTTCGGGCGCCAGTGCCTTTTGGCGCGCCGGCTGGCGGAGCGCGGGGTGCGGTTCGTGCAGGTGACGCACAGCGACGACAAGGTGCAGTGGGACCAGCACGGGAACCTGCGCCGGGACCACGCGAAGAACGCCCGCGAGGTGGACAAGCCCATCGCGGGGCTGCTCAAGGACCTGAAGGCCCGCGGGCTGCTGAAGGACACGCTGGTGCTGTGGGGCGGCGAGTTCGGCCGCACGCCCACGGTGGAGGGGGGCGGGAACGACGGCCGCGACCACAACCCGGAGGGGTTCACGGTGTGGATGGCCGGCGGCGGGGTGAAGCCCGGGTTCCGGTACGGCGCCACCGACGATTACGGCTGGCACGCGGCGGAGAACAAGGTCCACGTCCACGACCTGCACGCCACGGTCCTGGCGCTGCTCGGGCTGGACCACGAGCGCCTGACGTACCGGCACGCGGGCCGCGACTTCCGGCTCACCGACGTTCACGGCACCGTGGTGAAAGACCTGTTCGCGTGA
- a CDS encoding PSD1 and planctomycete cytochrome C domain-containing protein, producing the protein MRSTPLVLPVLLLALGAPARAADPTPEDVKFFEARIRPLLVEKCFKCHGPEKQKGDLRLDSAAALAKGGGSGAPLFAKDKPDEGLLLRAVRHANGVEQMPPGKKLTDAEIADLAKWAARGAFFPAAAGTATADPTKHWAFQPVAAPAPPAVTNAAWPRSDLDRFVLAKLEAAGLKPAPPADKRTLIRRATFDLTGLPPTPEEIDAFLKDSAPGAFEAVIDRLLASPHYGERWGRHWLDVARYADSNGLDENIAHGNAWRYRDYVIASFNADKPYDRFLREQVAGDLLPADTPAARNEQLIATGFLALGPKVLAEPDEKKMELDIVDEQLDTLGRTVMGLTIGCARCHDHKFDPITLADYYALAGVFAGTKTMEHFRKVARWHENPLTAPEEAKRKAEHDAKIAKRKGELKALGGKPDEASKQAAKKLQDEIAALEKAAPELPSAMGTTEGTPVDVPLLRRGNHLTPGPVVARRFPVVLAGEKQPPLPKTQSGRLELANWLTDPKHPLTPRVMVNRVWRWHFGKGLVRSADNFGLIGEKPTHPELLDRLAADFVRNGWSVKALHKRLMLSATYQMSAAHDPKAVTADPDNRLLWRANVKRLEAEAVRDALLAVGGQLDRSAGGPVLAHVKNRDFLFDHTSKDQTTYTSARRSVYLPVVRNNLYDVFQLFDAPDAAVPNGDRATTTVPTQALFFMNSDLATRAADALAGRVLAGPDRGATERVGLLFALAYGRPPSEKEVQRVTAGVAALEREFASEADPAKRARKAWAAVCQAVLAANEFIHIP; encoded by the coding sequence ATGCGATCAACCCCGCTCGTTCTACCTGTCCTTCTGCTGGCCCTCGGGGCGCCGGCCCGCGCCGCCGACCCGACGCCCGAGGACGTGAAGTTCTTCGAAGCACGGATCCGGCCGCTCCTGGTCGAAAAGTGCTTCAAGTGCCACGGGCCGGAGAAGCAAAAGGGCGACCTGCGGCTCGACTCGGCCGCCGCGCTCGCGAAGGGCGGCGGGTCCGGTGCGCCCCTGTTCGCGAAGGACAAGCCCGACGAGGGGCTGCTGCTCCGCGCGGTGCGCCACGCGAACGGCGTCGAACAGATGCCGCCCGGTAAGAAGCTCACCGACGCCGAAATTGCCGACCTCGCGAAGTGGGCCGCCCGCGGCGCCTTCTTCCCAGCGGCGGCCGGCACCGCGACGGCGGACCCGACGAAGCACTGGGCCTTTCAGCCCGTCGCCGCGCCCGCGCCGCCGGCGGTCACAAACGCGGCGTGGCCCCGCTCCGACCTCGACCGGTTCGTGCTGGCGAAGCTCGAAGCCGCCGGTCTGAAACCCGCTCCGCCGGCCGACAAGCGCACGCTCATCCGCCGCGCGACGTTCGATCTGACCGGCCTCCCGCCCACGCCCGAAGAGATCGACGCGTTCCTGAAAGACAGCGCCCCGGGCGCCTTCGAGGCGGTCATCGACCGGCTGCTGGCGTCACCGCACTACGGCGAGCGGTGGGGCCGGCACTGGCTCGACGTGGCCCGGTACGCGGACAGCAACGGCCTCGACGAGAACATCGCGCACGGCAACGCCTGGCGGTACCGCGACTACGTCATCGCGAGCTTCAACGCCGACAAGCCCTACGACCGGTTCCTGCGGGAGCAGGTCGCGGGGGATCTGCTCCCGGCCGACACGCCCGCCGCGCGGAACGAGCAGTTGATCGCGACCGGGTTCCTGGCGCTCGGGCCGAAGGTGCTCGCCGAGCCCGACGAAAAGAAGATGGAACTCGACATCGTGGACGAGCAACTCGACACGCTCGGGCGCACGGTAATGGGGCTGACGATCGGGTGCGCCCGGTGCCACGACCACAAGTTCGACCCCATCACGCTCGCCGATTACTACGCGCTGGCGGGCGTGTTCGCCGGTACGAAGACGATGGAGCACTTCCGAAAGGTCGCGCGGTGGCACGAGAACCCACTCACCGCTCCCGAGGAGGCCAAGCGAAAGGCCGAACACGACGCGAAAATAGCGAAGCGGAAGGGCGAGCTGAAGGCGCTCGGCGGGAAGCCCGACGAGGCGTCCAAGCAGGCCGCGAAGAAGCTCCAGGACGAGATCGCCGCGCTGGAGAAGGCCGCGCCCGAACTCCCCTCCGCGATGGGGACGACCGAGGGCACGCCCGTTGACGTGCCGCTTCTGCGCCGGGGCAACCACCTCACCCCCGGGCCGGTCGTCGCGCGGCGGTTCCCGGTCGTGCTCGCCGGGGAGAAGCAGCCCCCGCTGCCGAAGACCCAGAGCGGCCGGCTCGAACTGGCCAACTGGCTCACCGACCCGAAGCACCCGCTCACCCCGCGCGTGATGGTGAACCGGGTGTGGCGCTGGCACTTCGGTAAGGGGCTGGTGCGGTCCGCCGACAACTTCGGGCTCATCGGCGAGAAGCCGACGCACCCCGAACTGCTCGACCGGCTCGCGGCCGACTTCGTCCGCAACGGCTGGAGCGTCAAGGCGCTGCACAAGCGGCTCATGCTGTCCGCGACGTACCAGATGAGCGCGGCCCACGACCCGAAAGCGGTCACGGCCGACCCGGACAACCGCCTCCTGTGGCGCGCGAACGTGAAGCGCCTCGAGGCCGAGGCGGTCCGCGACGCGCTGCTCGCGGTGGGCGGGCAGCTCGACCGCTCCGCGGGCGGGCCGGTGCTCGCGCACGTCAAGAACCGCGACTTCCTGTTCGACCACACGTCGAAGGACCAGACGACCTACACGAGCGCCCGGCGGTCCGTGTACCTGCCGGTCGTCCGGAACAACCTGTACGACGTGTTCCAACTGTTCGATGCCCCGGACGCGGCGGTGCCGAACGGCGACCGCGCCACCACCACCGTGCCCACGCAGGCGCTGTTCTTCATGAACAGCGACCTCGCGACCCGTGCCGCCGACGCGCTCGCCGGCCGGGTGCTCGCCGGCCCCGACCGCGGTGCCACCGAACGCGTCGGGCTGCTGTTCGCGCTGGCCTACGGTCGGCCGCCGTCCGAGAAGGAGGTCCAGCGCGTGACCGCCGGCGTGGCGGCCCTGGAGCGCGAGTTCGCGAGCGAGGCCGACCCCGCGAAGCGCGCCCGGAAGGCGTGGGCCGCGGTGTGTCAGGCGGTGCTCGCGGCCAACGAGTTCATTCACATTCCGTAA
- a CDS encoding adenylate/guanylate cyclase domain-containing protein, protein MAEIEAITDVQADPRKSAVMARQYGRRFPLPPNKPLNLGRDEGKMDIAIPEDDQISRFQAILTWEPAKEKLTVQTRPTNPGYPNPPANQTLIFDEKSKRLIEAPQGRCVVGRGESFWIGQTRFTLHSDDESAPESPVDATIAPRQEEKTRAQLEEIPFANPAAALRAMENLPNTIRAVGNEQALFRQMLRVVMDAMPRADAAAIVRIPPDCPPNEKRLSVPEFSVRPNTSHAQSGFNPSKRLAHRAILERRRSCLHCWSPDSTGSGGAELTMADTHVHGVTPWAVCTPFQDGSRYALYVAGQTGGQWNMLDKAAQDKIVSDLTQYQKIGELLVGVIETTLRVSRLTEQNKVIRRAWPQSLWKYLDDPAELERMLVPEEKTITTLFCDLRNYSLFASQNASQLIQSQREIGNALNTMASAITDRDGVVGGFRGDAVLGFWGWPKLQHRQVELAARAALAIAGRLNDYTRTGRCGVAITHGTAVAGRLGAHDLAVVDLYGPVVNLTFRLEGMTKAFGVPIIVSEEIAQQVREADPTGREMRTRPLGKVRAKGFPEPLQAFELYSAVLPSVPDWLQEQWADAVELFTDGKWDAAAGLLADQFPDDPAGKCLIRVMDANKRRVPDKWDGSFAPPAPAGSE, encoded by the coding sequence ATGGCTGAGATCGAAGCGATCACCGACGTCCAGGCCGACCCCAGGAAGTCGGCGGTCATGGCGCGGCAGTACGGGCGGCGGTTCCCGCTGCCCCCCAACAAGCCGCTCAACCTCGGCCGCGACGAAGGCAAGATGGACATCGCCATCCCGGAGGACGACCAGATCTCCCGGTTCCAGGCGATCCTCACCTGGGAGCCGGCCAAGGAGAAGCTCACCGTCCAGACCCGCCCCACCAACCCGGGCTACCCCAACCCCCCGGCCAACCAGACCCTCATCTTCGACGAGAAGTCCAAGCGGCTCATCGAGGCCCCGCAGGGCCGGTGCGTGGTCGGCCGCGGCGAGTCGTTCTGGATCGGCCAGACCCGGTTCACCCTGCACAGCGACGACGAGTCGGCGCCGGAGAGCCCGGTGGACGCCACCATCGCGCCGCGGCAGGAGGAGAAGACCCGCGCCCAGCTCGAGGAGATCCCGTTCGCCAACCCGGCCGCGGCCCTCCGCGCGATGGAGAACCTGCCCAACACCATCCGCGCCGTCGGCAACGAGCAGGCCCTGTTCCGGCAGATGCTGCGGGTGGTGATGGACGCGATGCCGCGGGCCGACGCCGCCGCCATCGTCCGCATCCCCCCGGACTGCCCGCCGAACGAGAAGCGGCTCAGCGTGCCGGAGTTCAGCGTGCGGCCCAACACGTCGCACGCGCAGAGCGGGTTCAACCCGTCGAAGCGGCTCGCCCACCGGGCCATCCTCGAGCGCCGGCGGAGCTGCCTGCACTGCTGGTCCCCGGACTCCACCGGCAGCGGCGGCGCCGAACTCACGATGGCCGACACGCACGTCCACGGGGTCACCCCGTGGGCCGTCTGCACCCCGTTCCAGGACGGCTCCCGGTACGCGCTGTACGTCGCCGGCCAGACCGGCGGCCAGTGGAACATGCTCGACAAGGCCGCCCAGGACAAGATCGTCAGCGACCTCACGCAGTACCAGAAGATCGGCGAGCTGCTCGTCGGGGTGATCGAGACGACCCTCCGCGTGAGCCGGCTCACCGAGCAGAACAAGGTGATCCGCCGGGCGTGGCCGCAGAGCCTGTGGAAGTACCTCGACGACCCGGCCGAGCTGGAGCGGATGCTGGTCCCCGAGGAGAAGACCATCACCACGCTGTTCTGCGACCTGCGGAACTACTCCCTGTTCGCCTCGCAGAACGCGTCGCAGCTCATCCAGTCGCAGCGCGAGATCGGCAACGCGCTGAACACGATGGCCTCGGCCATCACCGACCGCGACGGGGTGGTGGGCGGGTTCCGCGGGGACGCGGTGCTCGGGTTCTGGGGGTGGCCGAAGCTCCAGCACCGGCAGGTGGAGCTGGCGGCCCGGGCGGCGCTGGCGATCGCCGGGCGGCTGAACGACTACACCCGCACCGGGCGGTGCGGGGTGGCCATCACCCACGGCACCGCGGTGGCCGGGCGCCTGGGGGCGCACGACCTGGCTGTGGTGGACCTGTACGGCCCGGTGGTGAACCTCACGTTCCGGCTCGAGGGCATGACGAAGGCGTTCGGGGTGCCGATCATCGTGTCGGAGGAGATCGCGCAGCAGGTGCGCGAGGCGGACCCGACCGGCCGCGAGATGCGGACCCGCCCGCTGGGCAAGGTGCGGGCGAAGGGGTTCCCGGAGCCGCTTCAGGCGTTCGAGCTGTACTCGGCGGTGCTGCCGAGCGTCCCGGACTGGCTGCAGGAGCAGTGGGCCGACGCGGTCGAGCTGTTCACCGACGGGAAGTGGGACGCGGCCGCGGGCCTGCTGGCGGACCAGTTCCCGGACGACCCGGCGGGCAAGTGCCTGATCCGCGTGATGGACGCGAACAAGCGCCGGGTGCCGGACAAGTGGGACGGCTCGTTCGCGCCGCCCGCCCCGGCCGGCTCGGAGTGA
- a CDS encoding type II toxin-antitoxin system PemK/MazF family toxin yields MSVSVPARGDVIRLDFNPQAGHEQAGHRPALVVSPAEYNKRGMAIVCPITNTVRGQPFEVAAPPGTGVTGVILSDQMKSVDWKNRGGQPFAKFDEETVNQVVEKVLALIDPEGVFCPIETDDE; encoded by the coding sequence ATGAGCGTTTCGGTTCCGGCCCGTGGTGACGTGATCCGCTTGGACTTCAACCCCCAAGCGGGACATGAGCAAGCGGGACACCGCCCGGCCTTGGTAGTCTCTCCTGCGGAATACAACAAGCGAGGGATGGCTATTGTGTGCCCCATCACGAACACGGTGAGGGGGCAGCCGTTTGAGGTGGCAGCTCCCCCGGGCACTGGCGTGACTGGCGTGATTCTGAGTGATCAGATGAAGAGCGTGGACTGGAAGAACCGAGGCGGCCAGCCGTTTGCCAAATTTGACGAGGAGACGGTTAATCAGGTGGTAGAGAAAGTGCTCGCTTTGATTGACCCCGAGGGCGTGTTCTGCCCTATTGAGACGGATGATGAGTAG